A genome region from Panicum virgatum strain AP13 chromosome 4K, P.virgatum_v5, whole genome shotgun sequence includes the following:
- the LOC120701940 gene encoding MAP7 domain-containing protein 2-like, producing the protein MARLDCRHPISCVAAVYQSWAKDASCTNRPISSRWALSESVDRGDSGAAAGTSEGPAFPKPGGTRTTTPVERGTGDPMIAALPRRTSGTTSIAVMPVTNSGSRMARLTPGPSASRTASDVRDGAADEPSIESARTRKRTAASAGSSDRRPSPSKKRAVSSIVNPAASTQAAPSESRGSGSARGQSASGLSGVPNNPDALGVDNTEKDVFDSLNTIAQLPPSPSKAGGRPDDSAIRTTESPVIEKAGKKSHFVGTDKQTEDRPGSPAAASKVELSSQETPRQEVERSVEGLTVVARQILGCHYILADLAKQVAERAEFLQQTGEGLQLSTDQAQQLEKMAALERSSQEQLEKVRLLEARVEALEQDNSALQDKASKLQEKAKGLAKEKKDAVEKLTKIKADSDK; encoded by the exons ATGGCGAGGTTGGATTGCAGGCATCCTATATCCTGTGTGGCAGCGGTGTACCAGTCTTGGGCCAAGGACGCCTCCTGCACTAACCGGCCCATCTCCTCACGGTGGGCCCTCTCCGAGTCCGTCGACAGAGGGGActccggcgcggccgccggcaccTCGGAGGGCCCAGCTTTTCCCAAGCCAGGCGGCACCCGCACGACTACCCCTGTGGAGCGTGGGACAGGGGATCCTATGATAGCGGCCCTGCCAAGAAGGACGAGCGGCACGACGTCAATCGCAGTAATGCCGGTGACAAACTCAGGGAGCAGGATGGCAAGACTTACCCCTG GTCCGTCGGCTAGTCGGACGGCATCAGATGTCCGGGACGGAGCGGCGGACGAGCCGTCCATCGAGTCAGCGAGGACTCGAAAGCGGACGGCCGCCTCTGCTGGTAGCAGTGACAG GCGCCCTTCTCCTTCAAAGAAACGAGCAGTGAGCTCTATTGTGAACCCGGCCGCCTCGACTCAAGCTGCGCCGAGCGAGTCTAGGGGTAGTGGTTCTGCCAGGGGGCAGAGTGCTTCGGGGCTGAGCGGCGTCCCGAA CAATCCTGATGCTCTTGGAGTTGATAATACGGAGAAGGATGTCTTCGACTCCTTGAACACCATTGCCCAGTTGCCCCCTAGTCCGTCAAAGGCTGGGGGTCGTCCGGACGATTCTGCTATTCGAACGACAGAGAGTCCGGTGATTGAGAAGGCGGGCAAGAAGTCTCATTTTGTTGGCACTG ATAAGCAAACCGAGGATCGGCCCGGGAGTCCTGCGGCTGCTTCGAAAGTTGAACTGTCTTCGCAGGAGACACCGCGGCAAGAGGTGGAGAGGTCGGTTGAAGGGTTGACTGTTGTGGCCCGACAGATTCTGGGCTGTCATTATATTCTTGCT GATCTAGCTAAGCAAGTCGCTGAACGGGCCGAGTTCCTTCAGCAGACTGGAGAGGGTCTTCAGCTGTCTACTGACCAAGCGCAGCAGCtggagaagatggctgctcttgaAAGGTCTTCTCAGGAGCAGTTAGAGAAGGTTAGACTTCTGGAGGCCCGAGTCGAAGCTTTGGAGCAAGATAATTCTGCTCTTCAAGATAAGGCCTCCAAGCTGCAGGAAAAGGCAAAGGGCCTtgccaaggagaagaagg atgctgtggagaagctAACTAAGATCAAAGCTGACTCTgacaaataa